A single Paenibacillus sp. FSL R5-0517 DNA region contains:
- a CDS encoding 5'-3' exonuclease H3TH domain-containing protein, whose product MNQRNEPTLLLVDGMAVLFRAFYATSASGYIRRTKAGLPTNAVYGFIRYFWDAVQTFGPSHVVCCWDMGGKTFRGEEYAAYKGNRSEAPDDLIPQFALIREVMDSLGIPNIGAQGFEADDCIGTLAKYYTEETDMNVMVLTGDHDMLQLINDRTSIIIMKKGHGNYMVYNPETLMAEKQLTPRQVIDMKGLMGDASDNYPGVRGIGEKTALKLVQEYGSIEGILSNMDKLTPSVRNKIENDLDMLHLSRKLAEIHCAVPVACALDICELRLDPDMVMDKFEQLEMKSLGSWMGVAIG is encoded by the coding sequence GTGAATCAACGTAATGAACCTACTTTGTTGCTGGTGGACGGTATGGCGGTGTTGTTCCGTGCTTTTTATGCGACATCTGCAAGCGGATATATCAGACGTACAAAGGCAGGATTGCCTACCAACGCAGTCTACGGATTTATCCGTTATTTCTGGGATGCGGTTCAGACTTTTGGGCCAAGTCATGTCGTATGTTGTTGGGATATGGGCGGTAAGACGTTCCGCGGTGAAGAATATGCAGCCTACAAAGGCAACCGGTCTGAAGCTCCGGATGACCTGATTCCCCAGTTCGCCCTGATTCGTGAAGTCATGGATAGCCTGGGTATTCCGAATATAGGTGCACAAGGATTCGAAGCTGACGATTGCATCGGGACGCTTGCTAAGTATTATACCGAAGAGACAGATATGAATGTTATGGTACTGACGGGTGACCACGACATGTTGCAACTGATTAATGATCGCACGAGTATCATTATTATGAAAAAAGGCCATGGCAACTACATGGTGTACAATCCTGAAACGCTCATGGCAGAGAAACAACTGACACCTCGTCAAGTCATTGACATGAAGGGTCTGATGGGAGATGCCAGTGACAACTATCCCGGAGTACGGGGAATTGGTGAGAAAACAGCGTTGAAGCTTGTACAGGAATATGGCTCCATTGAAGGGATTTTGAGCAACATGGATAAACTGACCCCTTCGGTGCGTAACAAGATTGAGAATGATCTGGACATGCTTCATCTGTCCCGCAAACTGGCAGAGATTCATTGTGCTGTTCCGGTTGCCTGTGCGCTGGATATCTGTGAATTGCGTCTTGATCCGGATATGGTGATGGACAAGTTTGAACAACTTGAGATGAAGAGCCTCGGCTCTTGGATGGGAGTGGCAATAGGGTGA
- a CDS encoding phosphodiester glycosidase family protein, whose product MKNVRSGKKWWTGAMALVLALPIILSGAVSAPQTVDAKAAISTKVQKVKAAGRNFTVQTVSIPKGTPVTVGLAKKQVGQTATLPSIVKAYGAQAAINGAFFEAYNGAPDPYGMLIANGKVIHIGRYGTSIGFKEDGSAIMDSLQVSLTGKVTDTKGKSRSWYATFINRTPSANASITMLYTPERGATVGFKGGTAVVMEKGIVTKKVPNTNVAIPKNGSVLVFTGNQKSSSDRFTVGSTVEMNYKYTNAAGKEIPWQDVVTAVGAGPRLVKDGKVAVNPTSEGFKDAKILNASGARSGIAIMADGSVMLATVSGATIKEWAAVMQKLGAKQAMNLDGGASSGMYAGGKMLTSPGRLLSNTLVFGGSVR is encoded by the coding sequence ATGAAGAACGTACGATCAGGCAAAAAGTGGTGGACAGGGGCTATGGCCCTCGTCCTGGCCTTGCCAATAATTCTTTCGGGAGCAGTAAGTGCGCCACAGACAGTGGATGCCAAAGCAGCAATTAGCACCAAAGTACAGAAAGTAAAAGCAGCAGGACGTAATTTTACCGTACAGACCGTTTCGATTCCGAAGGGAACACCGGTTACCGTGGGACTCGCGAAGAAGCAAGTTGGCCAGACGGCTACATTGCCATCGATTGTGAAAGCTTATGGTGCACAAGCAGCCATTAACGGAGCATTTTTCGAAGCATATAACGGAGCACCAGATCCATACGGCATGTTAATAGCAAATGGTAAGGTCATACATATTGGAAGATACGGAACATCCATCGGATTTAAGGAAGATGGCTCGGCGATCATGGATTCACTTCAGGTGAGTTTGACAGGTAAAGTAACAGATACAAAAGGCAAATCACGCAGTTGGTATGCGACATTTATTAATCGAACACCCTCTGCGAATGCAAGCATTACGATGCTGTATACACCTGAACGAGGTGCGACAGTCGGGTTCAAAGGTGGTACTGCAGTAGTCATGGAGAAAGGCATCGTGACCAAAAAAGTGCCTAACACCAATGTAGCCATTCCTAAGAATGGCTCTGTGCTGGTCTTCACAGGCAACCAAAAGTCCTCTTCAGATCGTTTCACCGTTGGTTCAACCGTAGAAATGAATTACAAATATACGAACGCAGCAGGTAAAGAGATTCCTTGGCAAGATGTGGTGACCGCTGTGGGAGCAGGTCCGCGTCTGGTGAAAGACGGCAAGGTAGCTGTAAATCCGACGAGTGAAGGTTTCAAGGATGCCAAGATTCTTAATGCTTCCGGAGCCAGAAGTGGTATCGCAATCATGGCGGACGGTTCTGTTATGCTGGCTACCGTTTCCGGAGCAACAATCAAGGAGTGGGCAGCGGTGATGCAAAAGCTTGGTGCGAAGCAGGCCATGAATCTGGATGGTGGCGCATCCTCAGGCATGTATGCCGGGGGCAAAATGCTGACCTCACCAGGTCGACTTTTGAGTAATACACTCGTATTTGGTGGCTCTGTTCGTTAA
- the corA gene encoding magnesium/cobalt transporter CorA, translating into MKIRLVNNGVFIPVDDIQQALTPPAEGFYWIDADVDDLAVLQPLFLMHDLAVEDCLSDEEQRPKIEIYENHYFIVINSIRFDDEEIFLRAVNLFLGRHFIISVTKQKVSELRTLKPILWEQEISTPDRLLYLLVDLIVDNYFTVGDRIEARIEKLEEDILMHTKKSHLNEIIGLRSEILWLKKVLGPQKEVINTLNKKDLRLIDDQLQKYFSDIYENAVKISETFETYRDLMGNLREAYQSSIANRANEIMRVFTAITTVFMPLTVITGIYGMNFTNMPELNWKYSYFVVIGLMVTLGLSMFFIFRKKDWV; encoded by the coding sequence ATGAAAATCCGGTTGGTAAACAACGGTGTGTTTATTCCGGTGGACGATATTCAGCAGGCGCTGACTCCACCAGCGGAAGGATTTTACTGGATTGATGCAGATGTAGACGATTTGGCGGTACTTCAACCGCTGTTCTTGATGCATGATCTGGCTGTGGAAGACTGTCTTAGTGACGAAGAACAACGTCCGAAGATTGAAATTTATGAGAACCATTATTTTATTGTAATCAATAGCATACGTTTCGATGATGAAGAGATTTTTCTGCGTGCAGTCAACTTGTTCCTTGGCAGACATTTTATTATTAGTGTTACGAAGCAAAAGGTCAGCGAATTGCGCACACTGAAACCAATCCTGTGGGAACAGGAAATCAGTACACCGGATCGTCTGCTCTATTTGCTGGTTGACTTGATTGTTGATAATTATTTCACCGTAGGTGACCGAATTGAAGCACGGATTGAGAAGCTTGAGGAAGACATTCTGATGCATACCAAAAAGTCACATCTGAATGAAATCATCGGGCTGCGCAGTGAGATTCTGTGGCTGAAAAAAGTCCTTGGACCTCAGAAAGAGGTCATTAACACACTGAACAAAAAAGATCTGCGTCTCATCGATGATCAACTGCAAAAGTATTTCAGTGACATCTATGAAAATGCCGTAAAAATTTCGGAAACCTTTGAGACTTATCGCGACCTGATGGGCAACTTGCGAGAAGCCTACCAATCCAGTATAGCGAACCGGGCGAATGAGATCATGCGTGTGTTTACCGCCATTACCACGGTCTTCATGCCGCTGACGGTTATTACCGGAATATACGGTATGAACTTTACGAATATGCCCGAGCTTAACTGGAAATACAGCTATTTTGTTGTAATTGGCCTGATGGTTACACTGGGCCTGAGCATGTTCTTCATTTTCCGCAAAAAAGACTGGGTATGA
- the mqnC gene encoding cyclic dehypoxanthinyl futalosine synthase — protein sequence MSTVDRILDKALRGERLDLEDTIQLFESNEVDKIGAAANVVMKRMHPEPYRTFVIGRNVNYTNVCDVYCRFCAFYRRPGSDEGYVLPDEVIFQKIQETEDVNGTEILMQGGTNPNLPFSYYTDLLKAIKERFPNITMHSFSPAEIMKMVEVSDGLTLEEVVRAIHEAGLDSLPGGGAEILDDRTRRKISRLKGSWRDWMDVMQTAHRIGMNTTATMVIGLGESMEERALHLLRVREAQDECIANKYDSEGFLAFIPWTFQPDNTNLKLERQTPEEYLKTVAISRLVLDNIKNIQSSWVTMGPEIGKKSLEFGCNDFGSTMIEENVVSAAGATYKVNIESILRLIREAGYIPAQRNTRYDILRMFDEENTVHEDFVMQN from the coding sequence ATGAGTACGGTAGACCGTATCTTAGATAAAGCCCTTCGGGGCGAACGTTTGGACTTGGAAGACACGATTCAGTTATTTGAATCCAATGAAGTGGACAAAATCGGGGCAGCTGCTAATGTCGTTATGAAACGCATGCACCCTGAGCCATACAGAACATTTGTAATTGGGCGTAACGTCAACTACACGAACGTGTGTGATGTGTACTGCCGTTTTTGTGCTTTCTATCGCAGACCTGGTTCAGATGAAGGTTATGTGCTTCCAGATGAAGTTATTTTCCAGAAGATTCAGGAAACGGAAGATGTGAATGGTACCGAAATTTTGATGCAAGGTGGTACGAATCCAAACTTGCCTTTCAGCTATTATACAGACCTGTTGAAAGCCATCAAGGAGCGTTTCCCGAACATCACGATGCACTCGTTCTCACCTGCTGAGATTATGAAAATGGTTGAAGTCTCCGATGGCCTTACATTGGAAGAGGTTGTTCGTGCTATACACGAAGCTGGACTGGATTCCTTGCCTGGCGGCGGCGCTGAAATTCTGGATGACCGTACACGCCGGAAAATCAGCCGTTTGAAAGGTTCATGGCGGGATTGGATGGACGTTATGCAAACTGCACACCGCATCGGCATGAATACCACGGCAACGATGGTTATCGGCCTTGGTGAATCGATGGAAGAGCGTGCTTTACACTTGCTCCGTGTACGTGAAGCTCAGGATGAATGTATTGCGAACAAGTATGATTCCGAAGGTTTCCTGGCGTTCATTCCTTGGACTTTCCAGCCAGACAATACCAACCTTAAGCTGGAGCGTCAGACGCCGGAAGAGTACTTGAAGACTGTAGCCATCAGCCGACTGGTGCTTGATAATATTAAGAACATTCAATCCTCTTGGGTAACCATGGGTCCTGAGATCGGTAAGAAGTCGCTTGAATTTGGATGTAATGACTTCGGCAGCACCATGATTGAAGAGAACGTTGTATCTGCTGCAGGTGCAACTTACAAAGTGAACATTGAATCCATTTTACGTTTGATTCGAGAGGCCGGTTATATTCCCGCACAACGTAACACCCGTTACGACATCTTGCGCATGTTCGATGAAGAGAATACCGTGCATGAAGATTTCGTAATGCAGAACTAA
- a CDS encoding aminotransferase class I/II-fold pyridoxal phosphate-dependent enzyme yields the protein MSESNNKPNSELKFDTKLLHFGDEIDKTTGASSVPIYQASTFHHFDIFNPPQHDYSRSGNPTRQALEDYITLLEGGARGFAYSSGMAAISSVFMMFSAGDHMIVTEDVYGGTYRLLTSILSRMQIETTFVDMTNIDEVKAALKPNTKAVYMETPSNPTLRITDIAAVTDWSKEHDLITILDNTFMTPYYQRPIELGVDIVVHSATKFLGGHSDVLAGLAVARTESLGVQLKQLQNGLGTVLGAQESWLLMRGMKTLGARMAHSERSTARLAAWLNERSDITAVFYPGLEDHPGREAHERQSTGYGAVVSFDVGSGDRAKAVLNRVKLPIVAVSLGAVESILSYPAMMSHAAMPAEVRRDRGITDGLLRFSVGLEDIEDLIVDLEQALQES from the coding sequence ATGAGTGAGTCCAACAACAAGCCCAATTCTGAATTGAAATTTGATACCAAATTGCTTCATTTTGGTGATGAAATTGACAAAACAACTGGAGCCTCCAGTGTGCCAATCTATCAAGCCTCAACCTTCCATCATTTTGATATCTTCAATCCGCCTCAACATGATTACAGTCGTTCGGGTAATCCGACACGTCAGGCTCTGGAAGATTACATCACACTGCTGGAGGGCGGAGCGCGAGGATTCGCCTATTCATCGGGGATGGCTGCGATCTCCAGCGTGTTCATGATGTTCTCCGCAGGGGATCACATGATTGTAACGGAAGATGTATATGGAGGCACGTATCGGTTGCTTACTTCGATATTAAGCCGTATGCAGATTGAGACGACTTTTGTGGACATGACCAATATAGATGAAGTAAAAGCGGCGCTCAAGCCGAACACCAAGGCAGTTTATATGGAAACACCGTCCAACCCTACTCTGCGTATTACGGATATCGCTGCCGTAACTGACTGGTCGAAGGAACATGACCTGATCACGATTCTGGATAACACCTTTATGACACCGTACTATCAGCGTCCAATTGAGCTTGGTGTGGATATCGTCGTACATAGTGCTACCAAGTTCCTAGGGGGGCATAGTGATGTGTTAGCAGGCTTAGCAGTTGCTCGCACGGAATCACTTGGCGTACAACTGAAACAGTTGCAAAATGGACTTGGAACTGTACTCGGGGCACAAGAATCCTGGCTTCTGATGCGCGGGATGAAAACCTTGGGGGCTCGTATGGCTCATAGTGAACGGAGTACAGCCAGACTTGCGGCATGGCTTAATGAGCGCAGTGATATTACCGCTGTCTTTTACCCTGGACTGGAGGATCATCCGGGCCGCGAGGCACATGAGCGCCAGTCAACAGGATATGGAGCTGTCGTTTCATTTGACGTCGGTTCAGGAGATCGTGCAAAAGCAGTTCTTAACCGGGTGAAGCTACCCATTGTTGCTGTAAGCCTGGGAGCTGTCGAGAGTATTCTGTCCTACCCAGCGATGATGTCTCATGCAGCAATGCCGGCTGAGGTTCGCCGGGACCGTGGCATTACAGACGGGTTGCTGCGTTTCTCGGTAGGTCTGGAAGATATCGAAGATCTGATTGTAGATTTGGAACAAGCACTTCAGGAATCCTAA
- a CDS encoding PLP-dependent transferase, producing the protein MEDNNKLKIESRLAQIGSINEPVTGAINFPIYQSTAFRHPKLGQSTGFDYIRTTNPTRKVLEEAAAALESGDAGFACSSGMAALQTIFAMFGQGDHLIVSLDLYGGTYRLLERILSRFGVTASYVDTNDLAALEKVRQPNTKAVFIETPTNPLMMITDVEAVASWAKKYSLLTIVDNTLLTPFFQRPIELGADIIIHSATKYLGGHNDVLAGLIITKGEALSAEMAFLHNSIGAVLSPSDSYQLMKGMKTLALRMERHEYNALTIAKYLLEHPAVGEVYHPGLSDHPGYEVQNKQSTGNTGIFSFKVKDARYVEPLLRHIKLIAFAESLGGVESLMTYPAVQTHADIPLEIRDAVGVDDRLLRFSVGIEHADDLIADLGNALTAAQQEVEGGVHS; encoded by the coding sequence ATGGAAGACAACAACAAGTTGAAAATTGAAAGCCGCTTAGCACAAATAGGGTCCATCAATGAACCGGTAACAGGCGCCATTAACTTTCCGATCTATCAATCCACTGCGTTTCGCCACCCGAAGCTAGGACAAAGCACGGGGTTTGATTATATTCGTACGACGAATCCAACCCGTAAAGTGTTGGAAGAAGCGGCTGCAGCGCTGGAGTCCGGTGATGCAGGGTTTGCCTGTAGCTCGGGTATGGCCGCCCTGCAAACGATTTTTGCCATGTTTGGTCAAGGAGATCATCTTATAGTATCGCTGGATCTGTATGGTGGAACCTATCGCCTGCTCGAACGCATTTTGTCCCGTTTCGGTGTAACCGCAAGTTATGTGGACACGAATGACCTGGCAGCACTGGAGAAGGTTCGTCAGCCAAATACCAAAGCCGTATTTATTGAGACACCTACCAATCCATTGATGATGATCACAGATGTGGAAGCCGTTGCTTCCTGGGCGAAAAAGTACAGCCTGTTGACCATTGTTGACAACACGTTGTTGACTCCATTTTTCCAACGTCCGATTGAACTGGGTGCCGATATCATCATTCATAGCGCTACCAAATATCTGGGCGGACACAATGATGTGCTGGCCGGACTAATTATAACCAAGGGTGAGGCATTATCTGCAGAGATGGCGTTCCTGCATAATTCCATTGGAGCGGTATTGTCTCCAAGTGACTCCTACCAGTTGATGAAAGGGATGAAAACGCTGGCTCTTCGCATGGAGCGTCATGAATACAATGCGCTTACCATTGCCAAATACTTGCTTGAGCATCCAGCGGTGGGTGAAGTGTATCATCCAGGCCTGTCCGATCATCCGGGGTATGAGGTGCAGAATAAACAATCCACAGGTAACACAGGTATTTTCTCTTTTAAAGTAAAGGATGCACGTTACGTTGAACCATTGCTGCGTCATATCAAACTGATTGCTTTTGCCGAAAGTCTCGGTGGAGTGGAATCACTCATGACCTACCCAGCGGTACAAACGCATGCGGATATTCCGCTTGAAATCCGTGATGCTGTAGGTGTCGATGACCGACTGCTCCGGTTCTCTGTAGGCATTGAACATGCGGATGATCTGATTGCAGATCTTGGCAATGCTCTGACAGCTGCACAACAGGAAGTTGAAGGAGGCGTGCACTCATGA
- a CDS encoding HRDC domain-containing protein: MEVIFMNRLSRMSDQNAEYAQLWIGEEEDGWQLGWSRYEEGEREDSIWYEGTSWEELLHIYRHQLAIQMSEGYRPQLQGLFHENDDLKLRSYGGQRLHCYSELYGNEQLYTDLCAWRRKRAVSDRKAPYFIATNRLLRLISAFVPQSMDELMQLPGVGESKATDYGAEWMEITNGLERSTTFPLEWVYTALKEEEYENWLYKQREQKYKQELDKFTTRKQVLEGMKEGHTLEEIVNRSGLSRRELIELLETLDLEGYDTDCLLDVELAVMPENEQEAVWSAYEELGDTFLKPVLHKVYGAEKPDGGSLEQVYEKLRMIRIRFRRHAETERNVS; this comes from the coding sequence ATGGAAGTCATTTTCATGAACAGATTGTCCAGAATGTCAGATCAAAATGCAGAGTATGCACAGCTATGGATTGGGGAAGAGGAGGATGGTTGGCAGCTGGGATGGAGTCGCTACGAGGAAGGAGAACGTGAGGACAGCATCTGGTATGAAGGGACTTCTTGGGAGGAACTGCTTCATATTTATCGTCATCAGCTCGCCATACAGATGAGTGAGGGATACCGACCGCAGTTACAGGGGTTATTTCATGAGAATGATGATTTGAAGTTGCGCAGTTATGGTGGGCAGCGACTCCATTGTTACAGTGAGTTATACGGCAATGAGCAGTTATATACGGATTTGTGCGCCTGGCGTAGAAAGAGAGCCGTGTCTGACCGGAAGGCACCGTATTTTATTGCAACGAATCGTCTGCTGCGTTTGATCAGTGCCTTTGTGCCGCAATCGATGGATGAACTGATGCAATTGCCGGGCGTAGGGGAGAGCAAAGCGACCGACTATGGTGCGGAATGGATGGAGATTACGAACGGGTTGGAGCGTTCAACGACATTCCCGCTTGAATGGGTGTACACGGCGCTGAAGGAAGAAGAGTATGAGAACTGGTTATACAAGCAGAGAGAGCAGAAGTACAAACAGGAACTTGATAAGTTCACCACGCGCAAGCAGGTGCTTGAAGGCATGAAGGAAGGGCATACGTTAGAAGAAATCGTTAATCGATCCGGATTATCCCGACGCGAGTTGATTGAGCTGTTAGAGACACTGGATCTCGAAGGTTATGACACCGATTGCCTTCTTGATGTGGAGCTTGCTGTGATGCCAGAGAACGAACAAGAGGCTGTATGGAGTGCATATGAGGAGCTGGGAGATACGTTCCTGAAGCCAGTATTACATAAGGTGTATGGAGCGGAGAAGCCCGACGGAGGAAGTCTGGAGCAGGTCTATGAAAAACTGCGCATGATTCGCATCCGCTTCCGTCGGCATGCAGAGACAGAGCGGAATGTAAGTTAG
- a CDS encoding MOSC domain-containing protein, translating into MTLTSDRKPEEGSTAVLAINVGLPQPLSGQKREVLSGIVKHPVSDAVFLSFTGMAGDAQADLVHHGGPDKAVCVYDYSRYPELEQLMDRKLDWGACGENLTVEGCAEEVVRIGDVYELGEATVQVSQPRQPCFKLGARYDYKELPVYFQESGYTGFYFRVLQEGEVSPSSTFRRISTDPASMTVLEANRIMHQGKENVEGIQALLAISALSDSWRQTLMKRLSKLENK; encoded by the coding sequence ATGACACTCACATCTGATCGAAAGCCAGAGGAGGGTAGTACAGCTGTTCTGGCCATCAATGTAGGACTGCCGCAACCGCTCTCTGGGCAGAAGCGTGAAGTGCTGAGCGGCATTGTGAAACACCCTGTATCCGACGCGGTTTTCCTGTCATTCACTGGAATGGCAGGGGATGCGCAGGCGGATCTGGTGCATCATGGAGGCCCTGACAAGGCCGTTTGTGTATACGATTACAGTCGTTATCCGGAGCTGGAACAGTTGATGGATCGCAAGCTGGACTGGGGAGCTTGTGGAGAAAATCTGACGGTTGAAGGCTGTGCCGAAGAAGTCGTTCGGATTGGTGATGTTTACGAGTTGGGCGAAGCCACAGTGCAGGTCAGTCAGCCCAGACAACCTTGCTTCAAGCTGGGCGCGCGGTATGATTATAAGGAACTGCCTGTATATTTTCAGGAGAGTGGATATACCGGCTTTTACTTTCGTGTGCTACAAGAAGGTGAGGTAAGTCCTTCATCGACATTTCGTCGGATCAGCACCGATCCTGCATCAATGACCGTTCTTGAAGCCAATCGAATTATGCATCAGGGGAAAGAAAATGTCGAAGGTATCCAGGCGCTGCTGGCCATTTCTGCATTGTCAGACAGCTGGAGGCAGACGTTAATGAAACGATTGTCCAAGCTGGAGAACAAGTAG
- the metA gene encoding homoserine O-succinyltransferase, translating to MPIKIPDTLPAKEVLEGENIFVMDETSAYQQDIRPLRIAILNLMPTKETTETQLLRLVGNTPIQVDVVLVHPKSHTSKNTSQEYLDLFYKTFDEIEHRRFDGMIITGAPVEQMDFEDVNYWNEIQEIFEWTKTNVTSTLHICWASQAGLYHHFDVPKVPLDEKCFGVFPHTINKPHVPLLRGFDEVFNVPHSRHTEVRREDIEKNENLEILAESEEAGIFLVATKDGKQIFATGHAEYDPFSLKWEYDRDVAKGLDIALPRHYYPNNDPSRVPPATWRAHANLLFSNWLNYYVYQETPYDIGPQI from the coding sequence ATGCCAATCAAAATTCCGGATACTTTACCAGCAAAAGAAGTACTTGAAGGAGAGAATATCTTCGTCATGGATGAAACTTCTGCATACCAGCAGGATATTCGTCCACTCCGTATCGCTATATTAAACCTGATGCCGACAAAGGAAACGACCGAAACACAATTGCTTCGTCTGGTCGGAAACACGCCTATTCAGGTGGATGTTGTTCTCGTACACCCCAAATCCCATACGTCGAAGAATACGTCTCAGGAGTATTTGGATCTGTTCTATAAAACCTTCGACGAGATTGAACACCGACGTTTCGATGGCATGATTATTACGGGTGCCCCGGTGGAACAGATGGATTTCGAAGACGTGAACTATTGGAATGAGATCCAGGAGATCTTCGAATGGACCAAAACCAATGTGACTTCAACCCTCCACATATGTTGGGCTTCCCAAGCAGGTTTATACCATCATTTTGATGTGCCGAAAGTACCACTTGATGAAAAGTGCTTTGGCGTTTTCCCACATACGATCAATAAACCACATGTTCCATTGTTGCGTGGATTTGATGAAGTATTCAACGTTCCACATTCCCGTCATACGGAAGTGAGACGCGAAGATATTGAAAAGAATGAAAATTTAGAGATTTTGGCTGAATCCGAGGAAGCGGGTATCTTCCTGGTTGCGACCAAAGACGGCAAACAAATTTTTGCCACAGGTCATGCCGAGTACGACCCGTTCTCATTAAAGTGGGAGTATGACCGGGATGTAGCCAAAGGATTGGATATTGCATTGCCTAGACACTATTATCCAAATAACGATCCTTCCCGTGTGCCACCGGCTACCTGGCGCGCTCATGCCAACTTATTATTCTCTAACTGGCTCAATTACTATGTGTATCAAGAAACACCTTACGATATTGGCCCGCAAATCTAA
- a CDS encoding ROK family protein yields the protein MTILGAIEAGGTKFVCGIGTENGEVLERVSFPTTTPEETMAQVISFFEGKGIEALGVGSFGPIDPIEGSPTYGYITTTPKPHWGQYNVIGKLKEHFDVPMTFDTDVNGAALGEATWGAAQGLESCLYITVGTGIGAGAVVGGKMVHGLSHPEMGHIIVRRHPEDTYEGFCPYHGDCLEGLAAGPAINKRWEQPAYELPADHKAWEIEAHYLAHALMNYVLILSPQKIVMGGGVMKQEHLFPMVRSKLQELLAGYVQHPALQSEIDQYVVSPGLGDNAGLCGSLALAKLALNK from the coding sequence ATGACGATCTTAGGCGCAATTGAAGCAGGCGGAACCAAATTTGTATGTGGTATTGGCACAGAAAACGGAGAAGTTCTGGAACGCGTAAGTTTTCCAACAACAACACCGGAAGAGACAATGGCTCAAGTGATTTCGTTTTTTGAAGGCAAAGGCATTGAAGCTCTGGGCGTAGGTTCATTTGGTCCGATTGATCCGATTGAAGGAAGCCCGACGTATGGCTATATCACAACAACACCGAAGCCACATTGGGGACAATATAACGTGATTGGCAAGCTCAAGGAGCATTTTGATGTACCGATGACATTTGATACGGATGTGAATGGTGCGGCACTTGGAGAAGCAACCTGGGGCGCTGCACAAGGTCTTGAGAGCTGTCTGTATATCACGGTGGGTACAGGTATTGGTGCAGGTGCTGTAGTTGGCGGTAAAATGGTCCATGGATTGTCACATCCAGAGATGGGACATATCATTGTACGCAGACATCCGGAGGATACATACGAAGGTTTCTGTCCGTATCATGGCGACTGCCTCGAAGGCCTTGCAGCAGGCCCAGCCATTAACAAACGTTGGGAGCAACCGGCTTATGAACTGCCTGCAGATCATAAAGCATGGGAGATTGAAGCACATTACCTGGCACATGCACTGATGAATTATGTTCTCATTCTCTCTCCACAGAAAATCGTAATGGGTGGCGGAGTAATGAAGCAGGAGCACCTGTTCCCGATGGTTCGTAGCAAACTGCAGGAGTTGCTGGCTGGATATGTTCAGCATCCCGCACTTCAATCCGAGATTGACCAGTATGTTGTTTCACCGGGACTTGGTGACAATGCGGGACTATGTGGTTCGCTGGCGCTTGCCAAACTGGCATTAAATAAGTAG